In one Echinicola marina genomic region, the following are encoded:
- a CDS encoding DUF3325 family protein produces the protein MSKTSSNGPFEMITLATILTFIGFFCFYNTSKRQQLSQSLGFERWLQQNSLRSKYLGGGLFILALLLCYVEAGFGAGVFSFFILLMTAGSLVVLLSPLRFVHYKILILIFVMCLIFELI, from the coding sequence TTGTCGAAAACATCAAGTAATGGACCTTTTGAAATGATCACATTGGCTACAATATTGACCTTTATCGGTTTTTTCTGTTTTTATAACACCTCCAAAAGACAGCAGCTGTCCCAGTCTCTTGGGTTTGAGCGGTGGTTGCAGCAAAACAGCTTAAGGTCAAAATACTTGGGAGGAGGGCTGTTTATACTTGCTTTATTGCTCTGTTATGTGGAAGCAGGTTTTGGTGCAGGTGTTTTTTCCTTTTTTATTCTCCTGATGACAGCCGGAAGTCTTGTGGTGCTGCTTTCTCCGCTAAGGTTTGTCCATTATAAAATCCTGATTTTGATATTTGTCATGTGCCTGATATTTGAACTGATATAA